In one Nostoc sp. KVJ3 genomic region, the following are encoded:
- a CDS encoding DUF928 domain-containing protein, translated as MKSNSQPLKLFLVAIFSCTNLLASLTPAIAEPTLGSSLSDAYARLRLRSDAKTTHNKVITFNQPAIPPGPPPGGRVRGGAKRGKTKCEFTKLNLTALVASTEEANSTINVWGKTTLEHPSWFFYVPYTKDFPYPVEFVLQDLDSNEIYKKAIALPEKPGVISVSLPTTSPGLALDKQYRWFFTIYCDRDKNFPPIYVEGVIKRVALNPAAVKELETTELLKRYAIYAQNGIWYEALAILAQLRQKNPQDAALKAEWQNLLGSVHLDDIAAEPIISE; from the coding sequence TCACAACCGCTCAAACTGTTTTTAGTAGCCATTTTTAGCTGTACCAATTTACTTGCTAGTCTGACTCCAGCAATAGCGGAACCAACTCTTGGTTCTTCACTTAGCGATGCCTACGCCAGGCTACGCCTACGCTCTGATGCTAAAACAACCCATAATAAAGTCATAACCTTTAATCAACCCGCAATCCCACCCGGCCCCCCTCCTGGAGGTCGCGTCCGGGGTGGAGCGAAGCGCGGAAAGACTAAATGTGAATTTACTAAACTAAACCTGACTGCTTTAGTGGCCTCTACTGAGGAAGCTAACTCAACAATCAATGTCTGGGGAAAGACAACGCTAGAACACCCAAGTTGGTTTTTCTATGTGCCATATACCAAAGATTTTCCTTATCCAGTTGAATTTGTGCTGCAAGATCTGGATTCTAACGAGATTTACAAAAAAGCGATCGCTCTACCAGAGAAACCAGGAGTCATCAGCGTGTCTCTACCTACTACTTCTCCTGGCTTGGCACTAGACAAACAATATCGGTGGTTTTTCACCATTTACTGCGATCGAGATAAGAATTTTCCCCCGATTTACGTCGAAGGGGTAATAAAAAGAGTCGCACTGAATCCAGCCGCAGTCAAAGAGCTAGAAACAACAGAACTTTTAAAGCGTTATGCTATTTATGCCCAAAACGGGATATGGTACGAAGCACTGGCCATACTCGCGCAACTACGTCAGAAAAATCCTCAAGATGCAGCACTAAAAGCAGAGTGGCAGAATTTG